DNA from Brassica napus cultivar Da-Ae chromosome C4, Da-Ae, whole genome shotgun sequence:
TTTGTCGGTTAAATATGCAAACGATATACGCATTAAtgagttttgatctcattcaAGACGTACTTGACTTGTCATAATGTAGAAATGAACACACAATGACACTTGTTTTGGATAACTAGACCACATAATATCGACACCTCCAAAGTAGTACCAAAAATGTAAATACTACAAAAGCCACTATCACCAAAATGATAACAAAGATAAAAAGAgcaaatttcataaataatattttatttttattaaaattagtgtttaaaaaaaaattctcaaaattatTAAGCAATAAAAGCATTAAATTATCTCCAtcctaaatttttatttttcgcCTCATCGCTAAATATTAATCTTTAAACTCTAAACGCTAAAATCTAAAttcaaacatataaatatttatttttatttttaatgaattttggTGATTTTCCCTTCCGaacaaaaatttgatttattgttatttctaagtatttttCATAAAACAATGAtcaaattttaccaaaaaatataacaattaacgaaactaattttatatgaataaaaaGGAGTTAAAAAAAAGATGGCCACTCTAGTGAGCCATGGCAAAAGGAGGGTAAGAAGCGTAATTAATTGCTTTCTGGTGGGGCATTACTAGCATCGCCGTATGATCCATGAAGTCTTTCAAAGCCACCACCGCCTGTAAAATTACCTTTAAGTCCTCCGCCGCCGCAAACCCCTCGCCTCCGGCGTTTCTCACGGCGTATACGTAAAACGTTAGGCATCCTTTCCTGAACTTGAACCTCGCCATCTCCCAGTTCTTTAAGTTTCTTATCATCTTCTTGTTCACTTCACCGAGAGGAATCTCCGACGGCCAGAGTCCCCCCTCCGCCGCCGTAACCGCCGTCTTCATCGCCTCCGTTTCGAACACGAAGACAACCACTTTGGACTTCCTTGTTCCTAGCCCGAGGGTTAGTGTGTGCCATGCTTGGTGAGCTAAGATCGTGAAGTTGGTCGGAAGATACGCAGCCGTGGAAAGAAGCGGCGGagatggtgatgatgaagaagggAGGGAGAGGAGTTTGAGGAGCTCGAGTGTTCTTGCTCGCCGGATTGTGAATGATTTGACGATTATCTGGCCGCCGAATTTGAGGCCTTTGACGGCGGAGGAAGGTTTGAAGGAGATGTCCGGCGAGGATTTggtatc
Protein-coding regions in this window:
- the LOC111211362 gene encoding uncharacterized protein LOC111211362 → MAMEEKDKKIKKIKKKKDTKSSPDISFKPSSAVKGLKFGGQIIVKSFTIRRARTLELLKLLSLPSSSSPSPPLLSTAAYLPTNFTILAHQAWHTLTLGLGTRKSKVVVFVFETEAMKTAVTAAEGGLWPSEIPLGEVNKKMIRNLKNWEMARFKFRKGCLTFYVYAVRNAGGEGFAAAEDLKVILQAVVALKDFMDHTAMLVMPHQKAINYASYPPFAMAH